The Pleurodeles waltl isolate 20211129_DDA chromosome 7, aPleWal1.hap1.20221129, whole genome shotgun sequence genome includes a region encoding these proteins:
- the C7H16orf54 gene encoding transmembrane protein C16orf54 homolog, with translation MAAASSISSGDVHGVLVVMVLFLCLTFVQLESTELNEHSKLKTPTIPYAVDNETLSTNHRENQTMPTLTETMTTLTMTTMTPNVTRTTQSISTSTTTASDNPLCRRCLIAMAVLAIVAAIFMVTTIVLCSKVLNMPKEPSHQQRSTKMSARSSPTGSSTQGFWIEPAATMKERSEFWYRGSTKKQENGLSNHTSGFTDDVDSWTQPPVPKARAAHGARQSSISRAGTDRHLLAPPVITLHNINDFWQREGRSDNSSFKAVPSSHGTISEAGADSNSTEEHGSEFFQVSASVGGRQELGDTGGDDGCDVEEELEAFPVVQPKVTPEQISAFWNRGRVADSRFRNGEVTLL, from the coding sequence atggCTGCTGCTTCTTCCATAAGCAGTGGTGATGTACATGGGGTGCTTGTCGTGATGGTTCTCTTTTTGTGCCTCACCTTCGTTCAATTGGAGTCCACCGAACTTAATGAGCATTCTAAACTGAAGACACCCACAATACCTTATGCAGTAGACAATGAGACTCTCAGCACCAATCATCGTGAGAATCAGACCATGCCAACACTGACCGAAACTATGACAACTCTTACCATGACCACAATGACTCCAAATGTGACCCGCACAACACAAAGCATTTCAACTTCCACAACCACAGCATCAGATAATCCACTCTGTCGCCGTTGCTTaattgccatggcagttctggcaATAGTGGCTGCCATTTTTATGGTAACTACAATTGTGCTGTGCAGTAAAGTGCTGAACATGCCTAAGGAACCGTCCCACCAGCAACGTAGCACCAAGATGTCAGCAAGAAGTTCCCCCACTGGCAGCTCTACTCAGGGGTTCTGGATTGAGCCAGCTGCCACCATGAAGGAGAGATCAGAGTTCTGGTATAGAGGTtctaccaagaaacaggaaaatgGACTATCAAACCATACCAGTGGTTTCACTGATGATGTCGACTCTTGGACTCAGCCACCTGTCCCAAAGGCACGAGCAGCCCATGGGGCACGCCAGAGCTCCATTTCGAGAGCTGGCACAGACCGACATCTTCTGGCCCCACCCGTGATAACGCTGCATAACATCAATGACTTCTGGCAGAGGGAAGGCAGGTCGGACAATAGCAGCTTTAAGGCGGTGCCCAGCTCACATGGCACTATCAGTGAAGCAGGTGCTGATTCCAACAGTACAGAGGAACATGGGTCAGAGTTCTTCCAAGTCAGTGCATCTGTTGGAGGCCGGCAGGAGCTGGGTGACACCGGAGGTGATGATGGCTGTGATGTGGAAGAGGAACTTGAAGCATTCCCAGTTGTGCAACCCAAGGTGACGCCAGAGCAGATCTCGGCTTTCTGGAACCGTGGTCGTGTTGCAGATTCAAGGTTTCGAAACGGGGAGGTTACTCTGCTATAA